A single Corynebacterium resistens DSM 45100 DNA region contains:
- a CDS encoding GNAT family N-acetyltransferase codes for MPRSPRAHDMTYSVVATTPNEFHSRLDELITIHLRAMAYSESTRTQRTQLWSNSVRNPGFTSAVALRHPSSSSPNLLDHDQQIVGVAYGFTGDSRSWWYSQVFRGLLESGLPVDEAKHTLNGYAELAEIHVDPAFQGSGLGKDLLRDVLHRLPNNTVMLSTPEVPHENNSAWQLYRSFGFTDVLRNFAFTADPRPFGILQWHRDTGEGS; via the coding sequence ATGCCCCGCTCCCCTCGCGCCCACGACATGACCTATTCAGTGGTTGCCACCACCCCGAACGAGTTTCACTCTCGACTTGATGAGCTCATCACAATTCATTTGCGCGCAATGGCATACTCCGAATCCACTCGTACCCAGAGAACCCAACTCTGGAGCAATTCGGTTCGCAACCCAGGATTCACAAGCGCGGTAGCATTACGGCACCCATCAAGTTCCTCCCCCAACCTGCTTGACCACGACCAACAAATTGTTGGGGTTGCATACGGTTTCACCGGCGACTCGCGCTCTTGGTGGTATTCCCAAGTGTTTCGAGGGTTGCTGGAATCCGGGCTCCCGGTTGATGAGGCAAAGCACACACTCAATGGCTACGCCGAGCTAGCCGAGATACATGTTGACCCAGCATTCCAAGGTTCCGGGCTCGGCAAAGACCTCCTGCGAGATGTGCTCCACCGACTCCCGAACAACACCGTCATGCTTTCTACCCCAGAAGTCCCCCATGAGAACAATTCAGCGTGGCAGCTCTACCGGAGTTTCGGATTCACCGACGTCCTGAGGAATTTTGCTTTCACAGCTGATCCTCGACCCTTTGGGATCCTCCAATGGCACCGAGACACCGGCGAGGGCAGCTAA
- a CDS encoding SAV_6107 family HEPN domain-containing protein: MSMQLSSRSTVSRITGRKVVSARSFVDDAERQLEKSRLAGRVDDQVVFAYRAALRAAGALVQTSMRGRKRSPRGSAWEKLRALRPELRDWIVIFEGHARLASRAAIGLESGMAPSSAQKIYDDAARFVDFVRAETGYLPNVA, from the coding sequence ATGTCAATGCAATTGAGTTCGCGTTCAACGGTTAGCCGCATCACTGGTCGCAAGGTGGTGAGTGCGCGCAGTTTCGTCGACGATGCGGAAAGGCAGTTGGAGAAATCGCGACTAGCGGGGCGGGTGGATGATCAAGTTGTTTTCGCGTATCGAGCAGCTCTTAGGGCTGCGGGTGCCCTTGTTCAAACGTCGATGCGCGGGCGCAAGCGGTCTCCGCGCGGAAGTGCGTGGGAGAAGCTGCGAGCTTTGCGGCCAGAGCTTAGGGACTGGATAGTGATCTTCGAAGGGCATGCGAGGTTGGCTAGCCGGGCAGCAATCGGTTTGGAATCTGGAATGGCCCCTAGCTCAGCACAAAAGATCTATGACGATGCCGCACGTTTTGTGGATTTTGTCCGTGCGGAAACCGGCTACCTGCCCAATGTGGCATGA
- a CDS encoding DUF3040 domain-containing protein, with amino-acid sequence MALSEQEKRMLEEIERALIAEDPRLARRASVNGDSTANFSFGIRSVALMMLGLVMLIGGIALAQNSLWFVVLSVLGFVVMFLGGLLIFKPELLGSAKPKMGQASAIKLGRAMPEKRQVRNRNSNGGFGDRLEDSFKRRFDS; translated from the coding sequence GTGGCTCTATCTGAGCAAGAGAAGCGCATGCTGGAAGAAATTGAGCGTGCTCTCATTGCGGAAGACCCGCGCTTGGCGCGGAGAGCTTCGGTGAACGGGGATTCTACGGCCAATTTCTCTTTTGGTATCCGTTCGGTGGCGTTGATGATGCTTGGGCTTGTCATGCTGATCGGCGGAATTGCCTTGGCGCAAAACTCCCTGTGGTTCGTTGTGCTGAGTGTGCTTGGATTTGTTGTGATGTTCTTAGGCGGGCTCTTGATCTTCAAGCCGGAACTATTGGGGAGTGCCAAGCCTAAGATGGGGCAAGCCAGTGCAATCAAGCTTGGTAGGGCAATGCCAGAGAAGCGACAAGTGCGCAATCGGAATAGTAACGGTGGCTTCGGGGATCGGCTGGAGGATAGTTTCAAGCGGCGATTCGATAGTTAA
- a CDS encoding IS256-like element ISCre1 family transposase, with amino-acid sequence MPKNRPRCHCGGDMKRNGTTSNGTTRWRCKICGASLTKQRSDITNAALFRAFIQHLTAGTSLAAIAGNMSCSTRTLQRKFDAFWLVDVPDPTIGHTGRVYDQIFIDGTYTAGGCLIVAATLDHVIAWHWCKQETTHDYKRLLERIEAPLIAVIDGGRGATSAIKTCWPNTKIQRCLVHAQRRVRRYTTSRPRTDAGRTIYRLALKLTRITTLDEAAQWGAQLQEFHTLYKDWLNEKTQVKDPKTAKDTLVWTHVNVRKAYNSLNHLWRNDLLFVYLKPPKGVLEPHRIKSTTNSLEGGINAQLKLLARTHRGRRGEHQRKMLDWWLYLKTELPGDPIEIARQSNWGQNQLAKVTTLTRNENQADYETGQPALYDNGIDTEYTHSIGIQKGHI; translated from the coding sequence ATGCCAAAGAACCGACCACGCTGCCATTGTGGCGGCGATATGAAACGAAACGGCACCACCAGCAACGGGACGACCCGGTGGCGGTGCAAAATCTGCGGTGCTTCACTGACCAAGCAGCGCAGCGATATCACCAACGCAGCCCTATTTCGTGCGTTCATCCAGCACCTGACCGCCGGGACCAGTCTTGCGGCGATCGCCGGCAACATGAGCTGCTCGACACGTACGCTGCAGCGCAAATTCGATGCCTTTTGGCTGGTTGACGTGCCTGACCCGACCATCGGCCATACAGGCAGGGTCTACGACCAGATCTTCATCGACGGCACCTACACCGCAGGTGGCTGTCTGATCGTGGCGGCAACGCTCGACCACGTCATCGCCTGGCACTGGTGCAAACAAGAAACCACACACGACTACAAGCGCCTGCTCGAGCGCATCGAAGCACCGTTGATCGCTGTGATCGACGGTGGCCGAGGAGCCACAAGCGCAATTAAAACGTGCTGGCCAAACACCAAAATCCAACGCTGCCTCGTGCACGCCCAACGCAGAGTACGCCGCTACACCACCTCACGACCACGCACTGATGCTGGCCGCACCATCTACCGACTCGCGCTGAAACTCACCCGCATCACCACCCTGGACGAGGCTGCACAATGGGGTGCACAACTGCAAGAGTTTCACACGCTCTACAAGGATTGGCTCAACGAAAAGACACAGGTCAAAGACCCGAAAACAGCAAAAGACACACTCGTGTGGACCCATGTCAACGTGCGCAAGGCCTACAACAGTCTCAACCACCTGTGGCGCAATGACCTGCTGTTTGTCTACCTCAAGCCCCCGAAAGGTGTGCTCGAGCCGCACCGGATCAAATCCACCACCAACAGTCTTGAAGGCGGCATCAACGCCCAGCTGAAGCTCCTTGCAAGAACTCATCGCGGCAGACGCGGTGAGCACCAACGCAAAATGCTGGATTGGTGGCTGTATCTGAAAACGGAACTGCCTGGCGATCCAATAGAAATCGCCAGACAGTCCAACTGGGGCCAGAACCAACTCGCCAAAGTTACAACCCTGACCCGAAACGAGAACCAAGCCGACTATGAAACAGGACAACCAGCCCTCTACGACAACGGTATCGATACCGAGTACACACACTCAATCGGCATCCAAAAAGGCCACATCTAA
- the mraZ gene encoding division/cell wall cluster transcriptional repressor MraZ, with translation MFFGTFTPKLDDKGRLTLPAKFRADLEDGLMVVKGQDRSLAIYPRDEFLVRARKAAAASRTNPKARAFVRNLAASADEQNPDSQGRITIASGHREYAGLSKQCVVIGNVDFVEVWDAEAWQEYSSRYEEDFSAGDDEAFAEFL, from the coding sequence ATGTTCTTTGGCACCTTCACCCCGAAGCTTGACGACAAGGGGCGCCTGACTCTTCCCGCTAAATTTCGAGCGGATCTGGAGGACGGTCTTATGGTCGTCAAAGGACAAGATCGCAGCTTGGCTATTTATCCACGCGACGAATTTCTCGTTCGCGCACGAAAGGCGGCGGCGGCGTCTCGAACAAATCCGAAAGCTCGAGCGTTTGTCCGCAACCTTGCGGCGAGCGCGGATGAACAAAACCCGGATTCGCAAGGACGAATCACTATTGCTTCAGGACACCGCGAGTATGCGGGGTTGTCGAAGCAATGCGTAGTGATTGGCAACGTGGATTTCGTGGAGGTTTGGGATGCCGAAGCTTGGCAGGAATACAGCTCCCGCTACGAGGAGGACTTCTCCGCGGGTGATGATGAAGCCTTCGCTGAGTTTCTCTAA
- the rsmH gene encoding 16S rRNA (cytosine(1402)-N(4))-methyltransferase RsmH yields MSEDARNDATENATHGHVPVMCDRMVELVGVGVTSDNAPSVPVIIDGTLGAGGHSEAFLSSFSDAIVIGLDRDPHALEEATERLAPFGDRFVPYRTRFDGITEAIEDLIALDRIPAEVRETGLSALFFDLGVSSMQLDQAERGFAYRVDAPLDMRMDPRLSLTAAEILNTYSHGDLARILKTYGDERFAGKIASAVLREREKEPFTTSARLVELLYATIPAATRRTGGHPAKRTFQALRIEVNAELEALENVLPLAASWTHVGGVNVYMSYQSLEDKIVKSAFSDLTTSQTPAGLPMELPGTEPEFEMITRRAEKATEKEIEENSRAAPVRVRAARRVSDRGKHGFPL; encoded by the coding sequence ATGAGTGAAGATGCACGAAACGACGCAACTGAGAATGCGACACACGGCCACGTCCCTGTGATGTGCGACCGTATGGTCGAACTCGTCGGTGTGGGTGTCACCAGTGATAATGCACCGTCTGTACCGGTTATTATCGATGGCACTCTCGGTGCCGGCGGGCACTCTGAAGCTTTCCTTTCTTCTTTCTCTGACGCCATCGTCATCGGTCTCGATCGTGATCCGCATGCACTAGAGGAAGCTACGGAACGCTTGGCACCATTCGGTGATCGCTTTGTACCGTACCGCACACGATTCGACGGGATCACAGAGGCGATTGAGGATCTGATTGCGCTGGATCGGATCCCTGCCGAGGTGAGGGAGACGGGTCTCTCTGCGCTTTTCTTCGACCTCGGTGTCTCTTCCATGCAGTTGGACCAAGCTGAACGTGGCTTTGCGTACCGGGTCGATGCTCCTCTCGACATGCGGATGGATCCCCGCTTGTCTTTGACTGCTGCTGAAATCCTCAATACTTACTCCCACGGTGATCTAGCCAGGATTCTCAAGACCTATGGTGACGAGCGTTTTGCTGGGAAGATCGCCTCGGCAGTTTTGCGTGAACGCGAAAAGGAACCGTTCACCACATCCGCGCGCCTAGTGGAACTGCTTTATGCCACTATTCCAGCTGCGACGCGACGCACCGGCGGGCATCCCGCGAAAAGAACCTTTCAAGCGTTGCGCATTGAGGTCAACGCGGAACTCGAAGCACTAGAAAACGTTTTGCCCTTGGCAGCCTCATGGACGCATGTCGGGGGAGTGAATGTCTACATGAGCTATCAATCGCTTGAAGACAAGATCGTGAAGAGCGCTTTCAGCGACCTCACCACCTCGCAAACTCCGGCTGGCTTGCCAATGGAATTGCCGGGCACGGAGCCGGAGTTCGAAATGATCACTCGCCGAGCTGAAAAAGCTACGGAGAAGGAAATTGAAGAAAACTCTCGCGCGGCCCCGGTTCGTGTTCGGGCAGCTCGCCGGGTGAGCGATCGAGGAAAGCATGGTTTCCCGCTCTAA
- a CDS encoding peptidoglycan D,D-transpeptidase FtsI family protein, which produces MTPQRGNAQPGNRPAERGFKGRLRSLITLDHSPALFDKRVQLVIVIIFVLVIAMVLRLAWVQLLAGPKLSIQAQAQRTATISDPAHRGKIVDRNGQVLAYTMEARSLSVHPKRLPKFMKERYENDPKKVLPPEQRIDQIANELPKMIAKEGDDIDSKELKEKLTSKENYVVLVRNVDPDVAAKVAEEFPEITSERQDIRQYPNGAIGSNFIGKISTDNQGQFGLELSQDSKLQGINGSRTVDIGGDGSLIPGSTRDQHPAVDGDQFSLTIDVDAQTFIQQQVQQAREKSGAKSVSAVVLDSKTGKILSLASSDSINPNGDIEKQLKQKKVFGDRNTADSFEPGSVAKIMTAAAAIEEKKTRPDEVLKVPGSIEMSGVTVKDAWEHGELPLTSTGVFGKSSNVGTLMLAQRVGEDKMYDYFRKFGIGQAPGVGLPYETAGYMPERSQWSGGTFANLPIGQGMSMNLLQMTSIYQALANGGERIEPRLIEKTVKADGTEIAAEEPKRTRVVSPQTARTVVDMFRAVTQGDPAGVQQGTGASAAIKGYQTSGKTGTAQQVDPKTGAYSNSNYWITFSGIAPADDPRFVIGLMMDNPQRGPDGGAGGTAAPLFNHIGTWLLDHYNVPPSPTEGPKLMLEARN; this is translated from the coding sequence GTGACACCGCAGCGAGGCAACGCGCAGCCGGGTAACCGCCCCGCGGAGCGCGGTTTCAAGGGCCGTTTGCGCTCGCTGATTACGTTGGATCACAGTCCTGCTCTCTTTGATAAGCGTGTCCAGCTGGTCATTGTAATTATTTTCGTCCTCGTGATTGCTATGGTCTTGCGCTTGGCATGGGTTCAGCTTCTCGCGGGCCCTAAGCTCTCGATTCAAGCCCAGGCGCAACGTACAGCTACGATTTCTGACCCGGCGCACCGCGGGAAGATCGTCGACCGAAACGGCCAAGTACTGGCCTACACCATGGAAGCCCGTTCTCTTTCGGTCCACCCCAAACGGCTCCCAAAATTTATGAAGGAACGTTACGAAAACGATCCTAAGAAGGTGCTGCCACCGGAGCAGCGCATCGACCAGATCGCGAACGAACTTCCCAAGATGATCGCCAAGGAAGGCGACGATATCGATTCAAAGGAGCTCAAAGAAAAGCTCACCAGCAAAGAGAACTACGTGGTTCTCGTGCGCAATGTGGACCCAGACGTCGCTGCGAAGGTAGCGGAGGAATTCCCCGAGATCACTTCGGAGCGCCAAGATATTCGCCAGTACCCCAATGGCGCGATCGGCTCGAACTTCATCGGCAAGATCAGCACCGATAACCAAGGGCAGTTTGGCCTAGAGCTCTCGCAGGATTCCAAGCTGCAGGGCATCAACGGCTCAAGGACGGTCGATATCGGTGGAGATGGTTCCCTCATTCCTGGCTCCACGCGCGACCAGCATCCTGCGGTAGATGGTGACCAGTTCAGCCTCACCATTGATGTTGACGCCCAAACGTTTATCCAACAACAGGTCCAGCAGGCTCGCGAGAAGTCCGGCGCTAAGTCTGTTTCCGCGGTAGTGCTGGATTCGAAGACTGGCAAAATCCTTTCTTTAGCTTCTTCGGACAGCATTAACCCGAATGGTGATATCGAAAAACAGCTGAAGCAGAAGAAGGTATTCGGCGATCGCAACACGGCTGATTCTTTCGAACCGGGGTCGGTGGCCAAGATCATGACAGCCGCTGCGGCGATCGAAGAGAAGAAGACCCGCCCGGACGAGGTGCTGAAGGTGCCCGGTTCCATCGAGATGTCCGGCGTGACTGTTAAGGATGCGTGGGAGCACGGAGAGCTGCCCCTGACTTCTACGGGCGTGTTCGGTAAGTCGTCGAATGTTGGAACGCTGATGCTCGCGCAGCGAGTGGGTGAGGACAAGATGTACGACTACTTCCGGAAGTTCGGCATTGGCCAGGCCCCTGGCGTGGGCTTGCCCTATGAAACCGCCGGATATATGCCGGAGCGTTCTCAATGGTCAGGAGGTACTTTCGCCAACCTGCCTATCGGACAGGGTATGTCGATGAACTTGCTGCAGATGACCAGCATCTACCAAGCACTAGCTAATGGTGGTGAGCGCATTGAACCCCGTTTGATTGAGAAAACCGTTAAGGCTGATGGCACAGAAATCGCGGCGGAAGAACCCAAGCGTACCCGCGTGGTTAGCCCGCAAACCGCGCGAACGGTTGTGGACATGTTCCGTGCGGTCACCCAGGGCGATCCCGCGGGAGTGCAACAGGGCACCGGTGCTAGCGCGGCTATCAAGGGCTACCAAACTTCAGGCAAGACGGGTACCGCCCAACAAGTTGATCCGAAAACCGGAGCATACTCGAACTCGAATTACTGGATCACCTTCTCCGGCATCGCACCGGCAGATGATCCCCGCTTCGTCATTGGATTGATGATGGATAATCCGCAACGCGGGCCGGACGGCGGTGCCGGAGGAACAGCAGCCCCACTCTTCAACCACATTGGTACTTGGTTGCTGGATCACTACAACGTCCCACCATCGCCCACAGAAGGTCCAAAACTCATGCTGGAGGCAAGGAACTAA